A genomic region of Pongo pygmaeus isolate AG05252 chromosome 7, NHGRI_mPonPyg2-v2.0_pri, whole genome shotgun sequence contains the following coding sequences:
- the ASH2L gene encoding set1/Ash2 histone methyltransferase complex subunit ASH2 isoform X1, which yields MAAAGAGPGQEAGAGPGPGAAANATGAEEGEMKPVAAGAAAPPGEGTSAAPTAEPSSGEAEGGEANLVDVSGGLETESSNGKDTLEGAGDTSEVMDTQAGSVDEENGRQLGEVELQCGICTKWFTADTFGIDTSSCLPFMTNYSFHCNVCHHSGNTYFLRKQANLKEMCLSALANLTWQSRTQDEHPKTMFSKDKDIIPFIDKYWECMTTRQRPGKMTWPNNIVKTMSKERDVFLVKEHPDPGSKDPEEEYPKFGLLDQDLSNIGPAYDNQKQSSAVSTSGNLNGGIAAGSSGKGRGAKRKQQDGGTTGTTKKARSDPLFSAQRLPPHGYPLEHPFNKDGYRYILAEPDPHAPDPEKLELDCWAGKPIPGDLYRACLYERVLLALHDRAPQLKISDDRLTVVGEKGYSMVRASHGVRKGAWYFEITVDEMPPDTAARLGWSQPLGNLQAPLGYDKFSYSWRSKKGTKFHQSIGKHYSSGYGQGDVLGFYINLPEDTETAKSLPDTYKDKALIKFKSYLYFEEKDFVDKAEKSLKQTPHSEIIFYKNGVNQGVAYKDIFEGVYFPAISLYKSCTVSINFGPCFKYPPKDLTYHPMSDMGWGAVVEHTLADVLYHVETEVDGRRSPPWEP from the exons ATGGCGGCGGCAGGAGCAGGACCTGGCCAGGAAGCGGGTGCCGGGCCTGGCCCAGGAGCGGCCGCAAATGCAACAGGGGCAGAAGAGGGGGAGATGAAGCCGGTGGCAGCGGGAGCAGCCGCTCCTCCTGGAGAGGGGACCTCTGCTGCTCCGACAGCTGAGCCCAGTTCCGGGGAGGCTGAAGGCGG GGAGGCAAACTTGGTCGATGTAAGCGGTGGCTTGGAGACAGAATCATCTAATGGAAAAGATACACTA GAAGGTGCTGGGGATACGTCAGAGGTGATGGATACTCAGGCGGGCTCCGTGGATGAAGAGAATGGCCGACAGTTGGGTGAGGTAGAGCTGCAATGTGGGATTTGTACAAAATGGTTCACGGCTGACACATTTGGCATAGATACCTC ATCCTGTCTACCTTTCATGACCAACTACAGTTTTCATTGCAATGTCTGCCATCACAGTGGGAATACCTATTTCCTCCGGAAGCAAGCAA acTTGAAGGAAATGTGCCTTAGTGCTTTGGCCAACCTGACATGGCAGTCCCGAACACAGGATGAACATCCGAAGACAATGTTCTCCAAAGATAAG gaTATTATACCATTTATTGATAAATACTGGGAGTGCATGACAACCAGACAGAGACCTGGGAAAATGACTTGGCCAAATAACATTGTTAAAACAATG AGTAAAGAAAGAGATGTATTCTTGGTAAAGGAACACCCAGATCCAGGGAGTAAAGACCCAGAAGAAGAATACCCCAAATTTGGACTTTTGGATCAG GACCTTAGTAACATTGGTCCTGCTTATGACAACCAAAAACAGAGCAGTGCTGTGTCTACTAGTGGGAATTTAAATG GGGGAATTGCAGCAGGAAGCAGCGGAAAAGGACGAGGAGCCAAGCGCAAACAGCAGGATGGAGGGACCACAGGGACCACCAAGAAGGCCCGGAG TGACCCTTTGTTTTCTGCTCAGCGCCTTCCCCCTCATGGCTACCCCTTGGAACACCCGTTTAACAAAGATGGCTATCGGTATATTCTAGCTGAGCCTGATCCCCACGCCCCTGATCCCGAGAAGCTGGAACTTGACTGCTGGGCAGGAAAACCTATTCCTGGAGACCTCTACAGAGCCTGCTTGTATGAACGGGTTTTGTTAGCCCTACATGATCGAG CTCCCCAGTTAAAGATCTCAGATGACCGGCTGACTGTGGTCGGAGAAAAGGGCTACTCTATGGTGAGGGCCTCTCACGGAGTACGGAAAGGTGCCTGGTATTTTGAAATCACCGTGGATGAGATGCCACCAGATACCGCTGCCAGACTGGGTTGGTCCCAGCCCCTAG GAAACCTTCAAGCTCCTTTAGGTTATGATAAATTTAGCTATTCTTGGCGGAGCAAAAAGGGAACCAAGTTCCACCAGTCCATTGGCAAACACTACTCTTCTGGCTATGGACAGGGAGACGTCCTGGGATTTTATATTAATCTTCCTGAAGACACAGAGACAGCCAAGTCATTGCCAGATACATACAAAGATAAG gctttgataaaattcaagagTTATTTGTATTTTGAGGAAAAAGACTTTGTGGATAAAGCAGAGAAGAGCCTGAAGCAGACTCCCCATAGTGAG ataatattttataaaaatggtgtCAATCAAGGTGTGGCTTACAAAGATATTTTTGAGGGGGTTTACTTCCCAGCCATCTCACTGTACAAGAGCTGCACG GTTTCCATTAACTTTGGACCATGCTTCAAGTATCCTCCGAAGGATCTCACTTACCACCCT ATGAGTGACATGGGCTGGGGCGCCGTGGTAGAGCACACCCTGGCTGACGTCTTGTATCACGTGGAGACAGAAGTGGATGGGAGGCGCAGTCCCCCATGGGAACCCTGA
- the ASH2L gene encoding set1/Ash2 histone methyltransferase complex subunit ASH2 isoform X2, with translation MDTQAGSVDEENGRQLGEVELQCGICTKWFTADTFGIDTSSCLPFMTNYSFHCNVCHHSGNTYFLRKQANLKEMCLSALANLTWQSRTQDEHPKTMFSKDKDIIPFIDKYWECMTTRQRPGKMTWPNNIVKTMSKERDVFLVKEHPDPGSKDPEEEYPKFGLLDQDLSNIGPAYDNQKQSSAVSTSGNLNGGIAAGSSGKGRGAKRKQQDGGTTGTTKKARSDPLFSAQRLPPHGYPLEHPFNKDGYRYILAEPDPHAPDPEKLELDCWAGKPIPGDLYRACLYERVLLALHDRAPQLKISDDRLTVVGEKGYSMVRASHGVRKGAWYFEITVDEMPPDTAARLGWSQPLGNLQAPLGYDKFSYSWRSKKGTKFHQSIGKHYSSGYGQGDVLGFYINLPEDTETAKSLPDTYKDKALIKFKSYLYFEEKDFVDKAEKSLKQTPHSEIIFYKNGVNQGVAYKDIFEGVYFPAISLYKSCTVSINFGPCFKYPPKDLTYHPMSDMGWGAVVEHTLADVLYHVETEVDGRRSPPWEP, from the exons ATGGATACTCAGGCGGGCTCCGTGGATGAAGAGAATGGCCGACAGTTGGGTGAGGTAGAGCTGCAATGTGGGATTTGTACAAAATGGTTCACGGCTGACACATTTGGCATAGATACCTC ATCCTGTCTACCTTTCATGACCAACTACAGTTTTCATTGCAATGTCTGCCATCACAGTGGGAATACCTATTTCCTCCGGAAGCAAGCAA acTTGAAGGAAATGTGCCTTAGTGCTTTGGCCAACCTGACATGGCAGTCCCGAACACAGGATGAACATCCGAAGACAATGTTCTCCAAAGATAAG gaTATTATACCATTTATTGATAAATACTGGGAGTGCATGACAACCAGACAGAGACCTGGGAAAATGACTTGGCCAAATAACATTGTTAAAACAATG AGTAAAGAAAGAGATGTATTCTTGGTAAAGGAACACCCAGATCCAGGGAGTAAAGACCCAGAAGAAGAATACCCCAAATTTGGACTTTTGGATCAG GACCTTAGTAACATTGGTCCTGCTTATGACAACCAAAAACAGAGCAGTGCTGTGTCTACTAGTGGGAATTTAAATG GGGGAATTGCAGCAGGAAGCAGCGGAAAAGGACGAGGAGCCAAGCGCAAACAGCAGGATGGAGGGACCACAGGGACCACCAAGAAGGCCCGGAG TGACCCTTTGTTTTCTGCTCAGCGCCTTCCCCCTCATGGCTACCCCTTGGAACACCCGTTTAACAAAGATGGCTATCGGTATATTCTAGCTGAGCCTGATCCCCACGCCCCTGATCCCGAGAAGCTGGAACTTGACTGCTGGGCAGGAAAACCTATTCCTGGAGACCTCTACAGAGCCTGCTTGTATGAACGGGTTTTGTTAGCCCTACATGATCGAG CTCCCCAGTTAAAGATCTCAGATGACCGGCTGACTGTGGTCGGAGAAAAGGGCTACTCTATGGTGAGGGCCTCTCACGGAGTACGGAAAGGTGCCTGGTATTTTGAAATCACCGTGGATGAGATGCCACCAGATACCGCTGCCAGACTGGGTTGGTCCCAGCCCCTAG GAAACCTTCAAGCTCCTTTAGGTTATGATAAATTTAGCTATTCTTGGCGGAGCAAAAAGGGAACCAAGTTCCACCAGTCCATTGGCAAACACTACTCTTCTGGCTATGGACAGGGAGACGTCCTGGGATTTTATATTAATCTTCCTGAAGACACAGAGACAGCCAAGTCATTGCCAGATACATACAAAGATAAG gctttgataaaattcaagagTTATTTGTATTTTGAGGAAAAAGACTTTGTGGATAAAGCAGAGAAGAGCCTGAAGCAGACTCCCCATAGTGAG ataatattttataaaaatggtgtCAATCAAGGTGTGGCTTACAAAGATATTTTTGAGGGGGTTTACTTCCCAGCCATCTCACTGTACAAGAGCTGCACG GTTTCCATTAACTTTGGACCATGCTTCAAGTATCCTCCGAAGGATCTCACTTACCACCCT ATGAGTGACATGGGCTGGGGCGCCGTGGTAGAGCACACCCTGGCTGACGTCTTGTATCACGTGGAGACAGAAGTGGATGGGAGGCGCAGTCCCCCATGGGAACCCTGA